From a region of the Blochmannia endosymbiont of Camponotus modoc genome:
- a CDS encoding HPr family phosphocarrier protein, with protein MYQKETIITASNGLHTRPATQFVKAAKKFNSEITVISNGKKASAKSLFKLQTLGLSKGSIVVISADGTDAEQAVQYLIEFITELK; from the coding sequence ATGTATCAAAAAGAAACTATAATCACTGCTTCCAATGGTTTACATACCCGTCCAGCTACTCAATTTGTAAAGGCAGCAAAAAAATTTAATTCTGAAATTACAGTAATCTCTAACGGAAAAAAAGCAAGCGCTAAAAGTTTATTTAAACTACAAACACTAGGTTTAAGCAAAGGATCTATAGTTGTCATTTCCGCCGATGGCACAGACGCAGAACAAGCAGTACAATATTTAATCGAGTTTATTACTGAACTTAAATAA